Part of the Candidatus Eisenbacteria bacterium genome is shown below.
CTCGACCCCGATTGGAAAGAAGCACCATTAATGGGAAATGCTTGCCCCTCACCCTGCCCTCTCCCCGAGGGGGAGAGGATTAAGGTGAGGGGGAGCCCGGAGGAAAAAGTGGCTGTGACACATGAAGGCTTGACCACTTCGGAGAAACTGGTTCTTCTGAAGAAAGAGGTTGAGAAAATGGGGTCGGCTCTTGTCGCCTACTCGGGCGGAGTTGACTCAACGTTTCTTCTTAAGATATCCAAAGACGTTCTTGGCGACCGGGTTCTTGCCGGCATAGGGAAGTCGGACACCTACACGAGGGATGAGTTCGAGGACGCGATCAACACGGCAGCCAGGCTTGGCGCACGATATGTTGTCGTCGAAACCGAAGAACTCGCTTCGGCGGCTTTCAGGGAGAACGGCAAGGACAGATGCTATCTGTGCAAGAGCGAACTCTTTTCAAGACTCAAGGAAATTGCTGAGAGGGAAAGACTCTCCTCTGTCCTGGACGGCACTAACGTTGATGACTTGAGCGACATAAGGCCCGGGTTAAGAGCCGGGAGAGAACTTGGAGTCAGGAGCCCGCTTGCCGAGGCGGGTCTCGGAAAGGACGAGATAAGGAAGCTCTCTTTTCAATACGGGCTTGAGACCTGGAACAAACCCCAGATGGCGTGCCTCGCGTCAAGATTTCCCCACGGAACAGAAATCACTGCAGCAAGACTCAAACAGGTCGAAGAGTGTGAGAAGTTCATAAGAAAGCTTGGAATCAAGGAACTCAGGGTGAGATATCACGGTGAGATCGCCAGGGTGGAAGTGGGAAAAGAGGAAATCCCCCGTTTC
Proteins encoded:
- the larE gene encoding ATP-dependent sacrificial sulfur transferase LarE, which encodes MAVTHEGLTTSEKLVLLKKEVEKMGSALVAYSGGVDSTFLLKISKDVLGDRVLAGIGKSDTYTRDEFEDAINTAARLGARYVVVETEELASAAFRENGKDRCYLCKSELFSRLKEIAERERLSSVLDGTNVDDLSDIRPGLRAGRELGVRSPLAEAGLGKDEIRKLSFQYGLETWNKPQMACLASRFPHGTEITAARLKQVEECEKFIRKLGIKELRVRYHGEIARVEVGKEEIPRFLDPGLRSAIILKLKEHGFRFVTLDLEGYRTGSMNEKQDD